Proteins from one Malaya genurostris strain Urasoe2022 chromosome 2, Malgen_1.1, whole genome shotgun sequence genomic window:
- the LOC131428786 gene encoding uncharacterized protein LOC131428786 gives MDDLGACDCGRPNSADIGMVACDACSAWYHYSCAGVTPGVENRPWKCWKCSLVSKPPASSTGATKKKTTKKSLKPDGSIGNQSNRSGQQLTIPGKVNDADLPEVTPKSSKFTPKKNPDIPKISNVEDKSIVSSTRLRARQALQRLEEERKLEEQKLAEEQTRLEEEKVLQEKERVLRAKRIAAFERYLKEKSELENQMDSDDEDISVSEVDGNRKTKEWMDDQLKGEEHDSDKQSSQSDYASCGSEKGERRTRVRNYERLVGPNRNQIAARQIWPKRLPMFSGKAEDWPIFLSSYETANEACGFTNIENLIRLRESLCGVAREAVISKLMFPHLVPSIIDTLRRLYGRPELLVKTLLAKARRVESPKPERLDTLISFGITVQQLCGHLEAAKLECHLTNPILLDELVEKLPAAIKLEWVRFKRTFKKPSLKHFGKFMDMLVVDASKVTTLVQPKGEFSKTDKAKSKKKSNLHMHSDKNERTSGGTERYPCPICGRKDHRVRNCERFRQMNLEERLRAVVHHKLCNVCLYDHAAWPCRSRYKCNVGSCRARHHPLLHRPETNVHTTSSGCHAHGQKDRTIIFRVLPITLFHRSRILHTFGFLDEGSSSTLAESSVFHSLGITGESNPLQLVWTSNVVRNEVSSKCADIKIAGKGQQQQYTLKSVHTVSSLNLPKQSLPIDCLVQRFAHLKGVPVSMYLDAVPKVLGLDNLGLFSPIESRIGGPEEPIAVKSLLGWAVYGPNGAERSNYGNVNTHSCKCQADEQLNEMIRQRFVLEDVGVSLAQLPEPIEDKRDRGILRKTTVRLNGGFECGLLWKTDSVSFPDNRVMAMRRLISLENKLSKNQKLRDNVHQQIQEYIRKGYAHRITDDERVVADPNRIWYLPLNVVIHPKKPDKKRLVWDAAAQVDGVSLNSQLLKGPDLLTSLPSVICKFRERRVGFGGDIIEMFHQIRIKPEDKHSQRFLFRFDPNQPPDVYLMDVATFGATCSPCSAQYIIHLNADESAHEFPEAVSAIKSKTYMDDYYDSTDTVTEAIERAIQVRKIHARAGFEMRHWVSNSVEVLKGLYEIACQNPLSLTSEPDGGWERVLGMMWDPRGDVFTFSTNFHTDLSAYANGTLRPSKRMALRCIMSLYDPLGLLVPFLIHGRILIQDLWRSGIQWDEEIRDAENEKWHQWTKLLPKMGTLQIPRYYFATANSNALKSIQLHMFTDASESGYGCAAYFRIVDGNKVVCRLVMAKSKVAPLKHLSIPKLELQAAMLGARLKKSVIDYHTFEIRETYLWTDSTAVLSWIRLDHRKYKQYVAYRVGEILTLANLDDWRWVPSKDNVADGLTKWCRDTEPDSEGRWFNGVPFLYLTKFISNCRRYVAGLPIEVLNPTKKQLQYVQRQVPFVRANLNQEEYIKAERYLWRIVQSDYYPDEVKILLNNREKPPETWHRLDPSSDLNKLSPFADEYGVLRMEGRTANANYATFDARFPIILHKDQIITFKLLDHYHRQFGHLNKETVVNEVRQRFEIAHLRPTVDKIFRTCQACKIKKCKPNFPRMAPLPEQRLTPYVKPFSYVGVDYLGPLEVTIGRRKEKRYVVLFTCLVVRAVHLELAYDLTTDSCIQAIRRFVCRRGPPIEIFSDNGTNFAGASRQLKEQINKINEGCSETFTNARTKWLFNPPSAPHMGGVWERMVRSVKAAMGALDDGRKLTDEILLTVLAESESFINTRPLTYMAQGVYEGEALTPNHFLLGSSAGVHDPLRLPVRLAEALRSSYHRSQYLTDCLWSRWLKEYFPTMNKRSKWINDTRPVEIGDLVYVAEGQRRSWIRGKVEAVIKGTDGRVRQAIVQTATGKLKRPVIKLAVMELCEPENQR, from the exons ATGGATGATTTAGGAGCGTGCGATTGCGGTCGGCCTAACTCAGCAGACATAGGAATGGTAGCGTGCGATGCGTGTAGTGCATGGTACCATTACTCTTGCGCGGGTGTAACCCCGGGGGTGGAAAATCGTCCTTGGAAATGTTGGAAGTGTTCATTAGTATCAAAACCACCGGCTTCGAGCACGGGAGCAACAAAGAAGAAAACAACGAAGAAATCGTTAAAGCCGGATGGCAGCATCGGCAACCAGAGTAATCGTAGTGGACAACAGTTAACAATTCCCGGGAAAGTAAATGACGCTGACCTGCCAGAGGTGACTCCCAAGAGCAGTAAATTTACACCGAAGAAAAATCCCGATATACCGAAAATATCGAACGTCGAAGATAAATCTATCGTCTCCAGTACACGCCTTCGAGCGCGGCAAGCGCTGCAGCGATTAGAGGAAGAGCGGAAACTGGAAGAGCAAAAGCTGGCAGAAGAACAAACGCGTTTGGAAGAGGAAAAGGTGCTCCAGGAAAAGGAGCGTGTTCTTAGAGCTAAACGAATAGCAGCATTCGAAAGGTACCTTAAGGAGAAAAGCGAATTGGAGAATCAAATGGATAGCGATGATGAAGACATATCTGTCAGTGAGGTCGATGGAAACAGAAAGACGAAAGAATGGATGGATGACCAACTAAAGGGAGAAGAACACGATTCTGACAAACAATCCTCACAATCGGATTATGCTTCGTGTGGCTCCGAGAAAGGCGAAAGACGTACACGAGTACGAAACTATGAACGTTTAGTAGGACCAAACAGGAATCAAATAGCGGCGAGGCAAATCTGGCCTAAAAGGCTGCCAATGTTTTCTGGCAAAGCAGAGGATTGGCCGATATTTCTGAGTAGTTATGAAACCGCCAACGAAGCTTGTGGCTTTACAAATATAGAAAACTTGATAAGGCTACGAGAAAGTCTGTGTGGTGTTGCACGCGAAGCAGTTATTTCAAAGCTGATGTTTCCTCACCTCGTACCGTCTATAATAGATACTTTACGACGGCTGTACGGACGGCCGGAATTATTAGTAAAAACATTGCTAGCAAAGGCACGTCGTGTGGAATCGCCAAAGCCCGAACGTCTTGATACTCTTATTAGCTTCGGAATTACCGTACAGCAGCTTTGTGGCCACTTAGAAGCGGCGAAGCTAGAATGCCACCTCACAAATCCAATACTACTTGATGAACTCGTGGAAAAGCTCCCAGCAGCTATAAAATTGGAATGGGTGCGATTTAAGAGAACATTCAAAAAACCGTCGCTGAAGCACTTCGGCAAGTTCATGGATATGTTAGTGGTAGATGCAAGCAAAGTCACCACTTTAGTACAACCGAAGGGCGAGTTTTCAAAAAccgataaagccaaatcgaagaaGAAGAGTAATCTTCACATGCACAGTGATAAAAACGAACGAACGAGTGGTGGAACAGAGAGATACCCTTGTCCTATATGCGGGAGAAAGGACCACCGAGTTCGAAATTGCGAAAGGTTCAGACAAATGAACTTGGAAGAACGGCTCAGAGCAGTTGTTCATCATAAATTATGCAATGTTTGCCTGTATGATCATGCTGCGTGGCCATGTAGGTCGAGATATAAATGCAACGTCGGGAGCTGCCGAGCTCGGCACCATCCGTTACTTCACCGGCCAGAAACGAATGTACATACTACCTCGTCAGGATGTCACGCTCACGGGCAAAAGGACAGAACGATAATTTTTAGAGTACTACCCATTACATTATTTCACCGCAGTCGTATTCTCCACACGTTTGGGTTTCTCGACGAAGGGTCGTCTTCAACGTTAGCGGAATCAAGTGTATTCCACAGCCTAGGTATAACCGGAGAATCAAATCCATTGCAACTAGTGTGGACGTCAAATGTTGTGCGAAATGAAGTATCTTCTAAATGTGCGGATATTAAAATTGCAGGAAAAGGTCAGCAGCAGCAGTATACACTGAAGTCCGTTCATACAGTCAGCAGCTTAAATTTACCAAAACAGAGTCTACCGATAGACTGTTTAGTTCAACGATTTGCCCATCTCAAAGGAGTTCCCGTGTCAATGTACTTGGACGCAGTACCTAAAGTGCTAGGCTTAGATAATTTGGGGTTGTTTTCTCCGATCGAAAGTCGTATCGGCGGTCCGGAAGAACCCATTGCGGTAAAGTCGCTTTTGGGTTGGGCAGTGTATGGTCCCAATGGTGCAGAAAGGTCCAACTATGGAAATGTCAACACCCATTCGTGCAAATGCCAAGCAGATGAACAATTAAATGAAATGATCCGGCAGCGATTTGTTTTAGAGGATGTGGGGGTATCTCTAGCTCAACTGCCAGAACCGATCGAGGATAAAAGAGATCGAGGAATATTGAGGAAAACAACAGTTCGTTTAAACGGAGGATTCGAATGTGGACTTTTATGGAAAACAGACAGTGTTTCTTTTCCTGATAATAGAGTCATGGCGATGAGAAGACTAATATCTTTAGAAAACAAACTTTCAAAGAACCAAAAGCTCCGTGACAACGTACATCAGCAAATACAGGAATATATTCGTAAAGGTTACGCTCACCGAATCACCGATGATGAGCGTGTGGTTGCCGATCCGAATCGAATATGGTATCTGCCACTTAACGTGGTCATCCATCCCAAAAAACCAGACAAAAAGCGCCTAGTTTGGGATGCAGCTGCACAAGTTGATGGCGTGTCACTGAACTCCCAATTATTGAAAGGGCCCGATCTACTCACTTCGCTACCATCAGTTATATGCAAATTCCGTGAAAGACGAGTCGGATTCGGGGGAGATATCATAGAGATGTTTCATCAAATCCGAATCAAACCCGAAGACAAACACTCTCAACGATTTCTCTTCCGGTTCGACCCTAATCAACCACCTGATGTATACTTAATGGACGTTGCCACTTTCGGAGCTACATGTTCTCCATGCTCCGCCCAATATATCATTCATCTGAATGCTGATGAGTCAGCCCACGAGTTCCCCGAAGCAGTTTCTGCTATTAAATCCAAAACGTACATGGATGACTATTATGATAGTACTGATACAGTGACAGAAGCAATTGAACGAGCGATACAAGTCAGGAAAATTCACGCGAGAGCGGGGTTCGAAATGAGACATTGGGTTAGCAATAGTGTTGAGGTTTTGAAAGGACTCTATGAAATTGCGTGTCAAAATCCACTATCGTTGACCAGTGAACCGGACGGAGGTTGGGAGCGCGTTTTAGGAATGATGTGGGATCCACGAGGCGACGTGTTCACATTTTCCACCAATTTTCATACCGATCTGTCCGCGTACGCCAACGGAACTCTTCGACCTTCGAAGAGAATGGCGCTTAGGTGCATTATGAGTCTGTACGATCCACTGGGATTACTGGTCCCATTTCTAATACATGGAAGAATCTTAATTCAGGATCTTTGGAGATCCGGAATACAATGGGACGAGGAGATACGAGATGCAGAAAACGAGAAGTGGCATCAGTGGACGAAACTTCTTCCAAAGATGGGAACGCTACAAATTCCTCGATACTACTTCGCAACCGCCAATAGCAATGCATTGAAATCTATTCAGCTTCATATGTTCACTGATGCGAGTGAATCAGGATACGGGTGCGCAGCATATTTTAGAATAGTCGATGGAAATAAGGTGGTATGTAGGCTTGTAATGGCGAAAAGTAAAGTAGCTCCACTCAAACACCTGTCTATCCCCAAACTAGAGTTACAAGCAGCTATGTTGGGAGCGAGACTGAAAAAGTCTGTGATCGATTACCACACCTTTGAGATTCGTGAAACTTATCTTTGGACTGACTCGACTGCAGTACTTTCATGGATCCGGTTAGACCATAGAAAATACAAGCAGTACGTTGCTTATAGAGTGGGAGAAATTCTCACGCTCGCTAATCTAGATGATTGGCGATGGGTCCCCTCGAAAGATAATGTGGCCGATGGTTTAACGAAATGGTGTCGAGATACTGAGCcagattcggaaggaagatggTTCAATGGAGTACCTTTCCTGTACCTCACGAA GTTCATCTCCAACTGTCGACGGTATGTAGCAGGGCTACCCATAGAAGTGTTGAATCCGACAAAGAAGCAACTGCAATATGTACAGCGTCAAGTACCGTTCGTGAGGGCCAATCTAAATCAAGAAGAATACATTAAGGCAGAGCGATACTTGTGGCGTATTGTGCAAAGTGATTACTATCCCGATGAGGTAAAGATCTTGCTGAATAACCGCGAAAAACCACCCGAAACCTGGCACAGACTAGATCCATCCAGTGATCTCAATAAACTTTCTCCGTTTGCCGACGAGTACGGCGTGTTAAGAATGGAAGGCCGAACTGCGAATGCAAACTATGCAACCTTCGATGCTCGATTTCCAATTATATTACACAAAGATCAAATAATTACTTTTAAACTGTTGGATCACTATCATCGTCAATTCGGACATTTGAATAAAGAAACGGTTGTTAATGAAGTACGACAGCGGTTTGAAATTGCACATTTACGACCAACTGTGGATAAGATTTTTCGAACGTGTCAggcatgcaaaataaagaaatgcaAACCTAACTTCCCGCGAATGGCTCCACTTCCTGAGCAACGTTTAACGCCCTACGTTAAACCGTTTAGTTATGTCGGAGTTGACTATCTTGGACCCCTGGAAGTAACAATTGGAAGACGCAAAGAAAAGCGATACGTGGTATTATTCACTTGCTTAGTTGTTAGAGCCGTTCATCTCGAACTTGCGTACGATTTAACTACCGACTCTTGTATACAAGCAATTCGACGATTTGTTTGTAGAAGAGGCCCACCTAtagagattttttctgacaacgGAACAAATTTCGCTGGAGCAAGCCGTCAACTGaaagaacaaataaacaaaattaacgAGGGATGTTCTGAAACTTTCACCAATGCGAGAACTAAGTGGCTCTTCAACCCGCCCTCGGCGCCACACATGGGCGGCGTATGGGAGCGTATGGTTAGGAGTGTGAAAGCAGCAATGGGAGCGCTCGATGATGGTCGGAAACTGACTGATGAAATCCTACTCACAGTTCTAGCAGAATCCGAAAGCTTTATAAACACACGTCCCTTAACTTACATGGCTCAAGGTGTATATGAAGGAGAAGCCCTTACACCGAATCATTTCCTCCTTGGTAGCTCAGCCGGGGTACATGATCCTTTGCGTCTTCCAGTTCGACTAGCTGAAGCATTAAGAAGTAGCTACCATAGATCACAGTACCTGACAGATTGTCTCTGGTCCCGTTGGTTAAAGGAATATTTCCCCACTATGAATAAGAGGTCGAAATGGATCAACGATACGCGTCCGGTAGAAATCGGCGACTTGGTGTACGTAGCGGAGGGTCAAAGGAGATCGTGGATTCGAGGCAAGGTGGAAGCAGTAATCAAAGGAACAGACGGCCGAGTGCGTCAAGCAATCGTTCAGACCGCGACCGGTAAACTAAAAAGACCGGTTATAAAACTAGCTGTGATGGAGCTTTGTGAACCCGAAAATCAGCGTTAG
- the LOC131430160 gene encoding uncharacterized protein LOC131430160 translates to MTAKNEIDTRRNFSLVRQILNVNLNIDLLSNHLQEIFEAIQLAKLKVISKHILSTNELDFVIKRFEEQGIAITSTDEIYNFLELKAFHNQSLLTFIVSIPQTENSIYNHLLLEPLPVGQKILKPPASTALQSISATYFVISDCQRVQNNYLCTPDNLVNFTGDPCFSKLLQGSSGNCTFLECTNPTGIIKLTNNHLLLKQVKSLEVKSSCDLSNRNLSGTFLIEFHNCSISLNDTQYNNIELVRTEPMTILPLDGLVIYEKHSESTLNLTDIHLTNRKIIEEINYTSNLKTGVSITMSTTSIVVAVAIALILILRKRSRSVQQTINIQSDTVTKPNIPAKGNKPEQILNRDDSIPKEGRVMFKGLVGLHTPPPPTTTTTTTTASLTPVAPVVIPRPRQ, encoded by the coding sequence ATGACAGCCAAGAATGAAATCGACACGAGAAGAAATTTCTCCTTAGTAAGGCAAATACTAAATGTAAATCTCAATATCGATCTTTTATCAAACCACCTACAAGAAATATTCGAAGCCATTCAGCTGGCCAAACTGAAAGTTATATCCAAGCATATCTTATCAACCAATGAACTAGATTTTGTCATTAAGAGATTCGAGGAACAAGGCATAGCGATAACTAGTACAGACGAAATATACAATTTCCTAGAATTAAAAGCATTTCACAATCAATCACTGTTAACTTTTATTGTCTCAATACCGCAAACTGAAAATTCTATTTATAACCACCTATTACTAGAACCATTACCAGTAGGACAGAAAATACTGAAGCCACCTGCGTCAACCGCCCTGCAGAGCATCTCAGCCACCTACTTCGTTATATCCGACTGTCAGCGAGTGCAAAACAATTACCTGTGTACCCCCGACAACCTGGTAAACTTCACCGGAGATCCTTGCTTTTCCAAGTTGCTTCAAGGATCGTCCGGAAACTGCACCTTCTTAGAATGCACAAATCCCACCGGAATAATCAAACTCACCAACAACCATCTTCTACTTAAACAAGTTAAATCGTTGGAAGTGAAGTCATCCTGCGACTTAAGTAATAGGAACCTCTCCGGTACCTTTTTAATAGAGTTTCATAATTGCTCAATAAGCCTGAACGATACGCAGTATAATAACATCGAGCTGGTCAGGACCGAACCGATGACCATCTTGCCCCTCGATGGCCTCGTCATATACGAAAAACATTCCGAATCAACCTTGAACCTAACAGACATCCACCTAACCAACAGAAAAATAATCGAGGAGATCAACTACACGAGCAACCTAAAGACAGGTGTATCAATCACCATGTCTACTACAAGCATTGTTGTTGCAGTAGCTATCGCTTTGATCCTTATTCTACGGAAAAGGTCACGTAGCGTgcaacaaactatcaatattcAATCAGATACAGTAACAAAGCCCAACATCCCGGCAAAAGGCAATAAACCAGAGCAAATCTTGAATCGGGACGATTCAATTCCTAAGGAAGgacgagttatgttcaaaggtcTCGTAGGACTTCACACACCGCcaccaccaacaacaacaacaacaacaacaacagcaagtcTAACTCCAGTCGCACCAGTAGTCATTCCCAGGCCCAGACAGTAG